From Pseudoalteromonas piratica:
TGAAGCTCTGTTTAATACCTTACAGCAAAGCAAGCTAGCAGCAGATCCAGTTGCCTATATGCAAGCCAACCTCAGCAAAAGCTGGTCAGAGCATCATGCGATTTATATGCAATTGATGATGGCTGTCGAGGCAGAAAATACCCTCAACAATGGTTGGTATGTTTACCCTCGCCTACATATTTGGGAACGTGAATATTATCGCGCAGATGACTCTGATAGTGCATGGGAAGCAAAAAAGGTTGGCCTTGGTTTTGCCGATTATTCCCGAGCCGACTTATCAAGCATCTCTCGAAACGACTGGCTTTATATTTCACTGAGTAATATTACCCAACTGGATTTAACTTCCTGGTTTGAAATGTACGGTTTTTCAGTGACAGACAAAGCCAAAGCGCAGGTGCAATCAAATGGCTTTAAAAGGTTAGCTGAAGTGTTTTATACCAGTACAGGTACTGGTTATTGCTCAAGCTTAACGCAGTCGTCATTGCCTGTAGATGGCAAACAAGTTTGGCCACACCTTTAATACAACAACCTTTCTTTCAAACAAAAAAAGCCCAGTTATAAACTGGGCTTTGGTAAACTTACTTCAGGGAATTTGTAAGTTTAAACTTTGTTTCGCTTAAAAACGTTGAGTGTAATTAAGCGTGAATACGCGGCCGCGCACATCGTATAACGATAGTACAGGTTCACGCGGCGAATCTGTTCTGCGTGGCGTGTCTTCGTCTAACACATTTAATGCTGCTAATGAGATAGTTGCATCCCAAGGTGCATTGTATGTGTATGTCAGGTTATGACCTGTAAAAGAATCTAGTGAGTCAAAGATTTGCTTTTCACCATTATCATCTACATAAGAGTCCTCTTGCGACGAAATATAGTATGAATAAAGGTTGATAGCATGATCATCCATTGACCAAGTAATATTGGCATTAATTCTATCTTGCGGACGGTAAACATCACCCAATTCGTCTTGACCTAGTTCGATGCCACCTGCCTCATTGATAAAGCTGGTTTTGAAGGTAACCATGTGTGACCAGTTAAGGTCAAAATCAATCGAACCTGCTGCGTCAAAATCAAACTTACCGTTTAATGTCATATCAAGACCGGCACTTTCACGTACACCAGCATTTGTTAGCGGGCTAATAATTTCATCGACATTGTCACCACGGTAAAGAATGTCAACACCCGGTAAACGCTCTGAAATAGGTACATTTGGACCTTCTGTTTCCCAAATTTGGATCTGCATAATTTGGATTAGTTCGTGATCGATAGTATCTACACGACCTTCAACATCAAGTGTCCAATAGTCTGCAGAGATTGACCAACCATCAGAAAACTGCCATACGATACCAAAATTAGTGTTATCAGACTCTTCTGGTTCTAAATCTGGGTTACCACCAGAGCTTGCCCAATATGCTGTACGATAATCACACTCTTCGATGCTAATGCCAGCACGATAACAGCCAATCAGATCAGCTTCGTCGTCATCGTAACCTCTTACAACATCACTGTATAAATCAGTCAGTAAAGGTGCTTGGAAACCAGTCCCCACAGAGGCACGTAATAATAAACTCTCTACTGGACGATAGCTGATATTCGCTTGCGGGTTAAACGTACTACCAAAATCGCTGTAATCATCGAAGCGGCCCGCTAATTTAACTTCCATTCCTTCAATCACTGGAATAGCTAGTTCAGCAAACGCAGCCGTAATAGTGCGTGAACCAATACCGCCACTACCACCGTTACCACCACTTACATTACCAGCTTCCGCTTGAGCATCGATTTTGCTGTAGTAAGTTTCACGTGCATGTGAAGCACCAATGTAAGTCGACATTGCACCTGCTGGCAGTTCTGCTACATCAAATTGCAAACCACCACGAACAGCTGTTTGACTTGAACGACGGTACTTATCAAAGTTTGCAGATACCGAAGCAGGCGGACGCGATTCTGGATCACGTGGATCCCACCCCTGCCAAACACCATCCGCATCAAATCCACCCACCGAACTTGAAAGTTGTGGTGTGCTGGTATAGTTAGTGCCCCAAGTGAACGCATCATAACGGGCATAGTTGGCACTTAAGTCCCAATAGACATCACCAAAGCTGCCATCAAGACCAATCGCTAAATCAAGTGAGTTGTCATTATGATCCGCGGTACGGTCGCCAGCTGAATTCATACGATAGCCAAACCAACCACCAGCTTCTACTGGCGTTAAGTTAAGTGTTGTACCATCAGATGTGGTAATTGTGCGTGCTGGTAATGCATCATCTACTGGGAACCACGCTGGATCACCCGCTGAGATATCAAGGGTATTCTGATTCATCCACATACCACGAACAAACATGGTTGTGTCTTCAGTTAATGAATAGGTAAAGTTCGCCATAATCGAGTCACGGCGTGTTTCTGGCAGAACTTGAGCCGCTTGTGTCCAATCGTAGCCACAAATTGAATAACTCTCATCAGAAAGGCGTGTTAATGGCCCTACAAATGTGCCTGAACCTTGCCCATTGTAAACATCACAATTATTTTCTTGGTTAAATGATTGTGTTACCCACCCATTACTCCACTGCTCTAATGCACGACCAGTCGAACTAATACCATGCCAGTTGTCGATATAACGAGGATCTAAACCTTCTTCTTTCAACTGTGCTTTTGCATAAGGTAAATCTGAGTACAGCACTTGTTCTTCTTTGTAATGTTCCCACGCAAAAACAAATGAACTGTTCTCTGAAGAACCACCTGCTGTCAGAGTAAAGCGTTGTGAGTCACCGCCATCGATGGTGTCCGGCGCTTCCACTTTTGCTGAAAATTCAGCACCTTCATAATCACGCTTTAGAATAACGTTAATTACACCTGCAACGGCATCTGAACCATAAACTGCTGATGCACCATCAGTTAAAATGTCAATGCGTTCAATTGCCGCTGTTGGGATCATATTTAAGTTAGCAGAGCCACCTGAAACAGGTGATTTAGTCAGTCTAACGCCATCAATGAGTACTAATGTTTGACGAGGGTCAGCACCACGTAATGCTACTTGCGCTTGAGAGCTGTAGCCATTGTTTGAAGCACCACCAAATGAACCAAAACTGTTTAACGTAGAGTTTCTTAAAACGTCACTTACTGTCGAAAAGCCAGATAATTCCATATCTGCAGCAGTAATAGAAATTACAGGGGATGCGCCTTCCATATCTACACGTTTAATACGTGAACCAGTAACCGAAATACGTTCAACTTGTGCTGCCGCCTCTTCATCTGCCGCAGTAACAGCAGGTGCACCAAGTAAAAGAGAAGAAATTGTAAAAGGGAGCAGCGCCTTTTTAAAATTCATTTGGTAACCCAAAAAATGTGATTTCATTATATTGTTCGCCATTTATTAAAATAATTTATGTAATTGTGTTAATTAAGTGAGAGTACATAACACACACTTATTTATATAAAATATATTGTATACTTTCTACATAAATAAATAATTTTTTACACTTTTGTATACAAAATATTAATAAGGGCATATCTTTGGCCGTCGGTTTTTTCTGTTTAATACTTAATTATCAGTTAGATAGCTTTATGTTTCGTGATTAAATGTAATCAACACATTTTTTAAAATAGAAAAGTAAAGAAGATGTAAAAACAAAAAAGGAGCCGAAGCCCCTTTTTAAAATGAAAAATAATTGTTTAGGCTGTTTGTTCTTTTGCCATTGTTAAATTACGGTACCCTGTTTTTAGCCTTTCAACGATTAAATAGTTTACAGGCACCAAGATTAATGTAATTAAAGTGGCAAACACAATACCAAAACCAAGTGAAACCGCCATAGGAATTAAAAACTGCGCTTGAGTTTGCTGCTCAAACAATAACGGCATAAGTCCACAAAATGTTGTAATACTAGTCAGCATAACTGGTCTAAAGCGCGATACTCCGGCCGTTAACACCGCATCCATTAATGCAAGTCCCTCTTGGCGTCGCTTATTAATATAATCAACAAGTACTAATGAGTCATTTACTACAACACCAATTAAGGCAAGCATACCCAATAGACTCATTATGGTCAGTTCCATCGCCATTATCCAATGCCCTAACACCGCGCCAATCATGCCAAAAGGGATCACACTCATCACAATCAAAGGTTGGATATAAGATTTAAATGGGATGGCCAATAATGCGTATATCACAAAAAATACAAAGATCAGCGCCCAACCTAACGAGCTAAACGATTCTCTTTGCTCTTTGGCTTCACCTTCAAGAGAATGACGGACACCAGGATACTTAGCAACTAACCCATCAAGGAAGTCTTTTAATTCAGCTTGTAAAACCGTCATATTGGTATTGGCTTTTTCGATATCTGCTGTGATGTTCACAGTACGATAACGGTCAATACGGTAAATACTCGATGGGCTTTGCCCTGGCGTTAATGTCGCGACATGATTTAACGGTACTTGTCCACCACTTGGAGTATTAATTAATAATGAATTTAAAGTGGTTAAAGAGCTGCGCTCATTAAGAGGCAAACGCACCATAACCCGAACATCATCTCGGCCACGTTGGATCCGTTGCACCTGTACGCCGAAAAAAGCATTGCGCACTTGGCGAGTCACATCAGTTCTGGTTAAACCAAGTGTTTTACCTTGTGCTGTGAGTTCTAACTGTAATTCATCTTTACCATCGCTAAGGCTATCAGCAATATCAAACACCGTTGGATACGTTGCTAATTGCTTCTTCACCTGATCCGCAACCTCTTGCAAAGTAGCCAGAGACATGCCTGTTAGCTGAACATCAATAGGATCGCTTGAGCGACCAATCTCAGCACGGAATGTTAAACTTTCAGCTCCCGGAATTTGACCGATTAAGCCACGCCACTCAGATACTAATTCGCGCGAACCAATATCAAGCGTGCGTGATTCTGGCGGTGTAATCTCAAAACGAACTCCACCCGTGTTTGTCGCCCCACCTCGGCCTCCAGTGGTTGCTAACACATTTATTATGACACTTTCACCTGTTTCAGGGTCTCGGTATTTTTCGCGTAGAAGCTCTGCTTTACCCGCCATTAAATCGATGTATTTGGCGGTAACCTCAAACGGTGTACCAGTTGGTAAGGTTAGATTTGCACGCACTGTTTCACTTGGAATACGCGGAAAGAAAATAAACTTAGTCCAGCCACTCATAATCAGCGACAAAATAATGAAGAATACAGCGACAAATAGCGAAACAGTAACACCTTTGTGACTCACTGCTTTATTCAATAACGGACGATAGTATTTTAGAATGACACGTTCAAACCCATCAGCAAAGTTTTGCTGAAATTGACTAAATCGACTTACTTTGCCTTTTTCTTTGCGCAGTTTTAAATATTTAAGGTGAGCGGGTAATACAAATTTAGACTCGACCAACGACATTAATAATACCGGAATAACCACCACAGGAATTTGCGCAAATAACGCGCCACGTGCGCCATCAATAAAGGCCAGCGGTAAAAACGCAGCAACTGTGGTTAATATGCCAAACGTGACTGGGGTTGCCACTTCTTGCGTGCCTTTAATCGCAGCTTCCTCGCCTGATTCCGCACTATTTAAATGGGTATAGACATTTTCCCCAGTAACGATGGCATCGTCTACCACAATCCCCAGCACGAGAATAAAGCCAAATAAACTCATTATATTTAGCGTAATGCCAAACAGTGGCATCGCTAAAAACGCGCCCATAAAGGACACTGGAATACCAATAAAAACCCAGAACGCAATCGCTGGACGCAAAAATAAAGTCAATAAAGCAAGTACTAAAATACCGCCTTGTAATGCGTTTGACGTCAGGGTAGAAATTCGGTTTTTAACAATTACCGAGTCGTCATCCCAATAGCTAAGCTCATAACCTTGGGGAAGTTTGCTTTGTTGCTGTTGGATGTAGGCTTTTACTTTGTCAGCCACTTCTATCGCACTTTGGTCACCGATACGATAAACCTCAATAAATGCCGCTTGCTTACCATTAAAGCGCGTGCGTACTGGAGACTCTTCAAAATCATCTTTGATATTCGCAACATCAGACAAACGAACTAAAGAACCATCAGATAAACTTTTTACTATAATGCTGGCAAATTCATCTTTGTAATATGCCTGCCCTTTTGATCGCAGTAAGATATCACCACCGCTTGAACGTAAGTTGCCCGCTGAAATATCGGCACTGGAACGCTCAATAGCATTGCCGACATCAGCAATCGTTAACTGATATTGGCGTAACTTATCTTGGCTTATCTCAATTGCTATCTCATAATTTCGCACACCATCGAGCTCAAGTTGTGTCACCCCGGGAATACGCAGTAAGTCATCGCGCACTTTCTCTGCAAATTCACGGGTTTCCTTTTCAGAATAGCTTCCAGATACTGTGACATTTATTACATCACGTTTACGCTGGGCTAAAGACACAACTGGCTTTTCGGCATCTGCTGGAAAGGTGTTAATTGCATCAACACGACTTTTAATATCGGCTAACATCTCTCGCGGATCATAGCCAGAATCTACCTCAATGGTGATGGATGCCGACCCCTCTGCAGAACGACTGCGAATTTCTTTAATCCCCTCTAAGTCTTGCACTGCTTCTTCTACACGAATGGTAATGCCTTGTTCTACATCTTCAGGGGTTGCACCGCGCAATGACATATTTACGCTAATACGATCTGTTTCAAACGAGGGAAATACTTCTAACGGTAATTGTGTTGTCACTGAGAACAAGCCACCAATTAATATGCTGATCATCAACAAGTTGGCAGCGACATGGTTGCGAGTAAACCAGGCGATCATAGCGCTTTCTCCTGCTCACGCTTAGCTTTACGCTCTGCGATTAGTTGCTCAACCGAGATACCACGTTGCTTCGCTATTTCTTTTAATTTAGTTAAACGGTCAGACTGATTACTCGCGTTTGTTGTCGCCTCGCCTAATACAGCTACCTGAGTACCACTACTCACTTGTCCAAGCGGTGTCACAACTAGGCGTGAGTTCGGTTCAAGACCAGCTCCAATTAAGCTTTCACTTTCACCTTGCCAAGCAAGGGTAATATCTTTGCGTAATAAACGGTTTTCATTATTTAAAACATAAACATAGCTGCCTTGATAAATTGCATCATTGGGGATCACAAGGGCATTTTGGATCTCGCGCCCTCGAATCAATGCATTAACGTACTGGCCGATTTTCACAGGGTTTTGACCTGTTACTGGCGTTGAATAAGGGTCTTCAATTTGTGCTACCACATACAGTTGCTGAGATGCATCATTAATTGCTCCTTCTGTGCGAACTAACTTGCCTTGCCATGTTTGCTCCCCAATTAAATCGGAGTTAAAAATAACTTGGCTATTTTGATTTGTTTTCTCACCACTTTGGTAAATCTCTGGCAAATCAATAAACGCTAAGTCTTTGTTGTTTATTGGCAAACGAATTTCAACCGTGTCTGTGGCAAAAACCTCAGCTAATTGAGCATTGTTTGATACGACTTGGCCAATATCGACATGCTTTTTCAATACGCGACCTGAGAATGGCGCTACGATGTTAGTTCGTTCAAGCGCAAGTTGAGCCTTTTCAAGTTTAGCTTGTGCTGATAGTACATTGGCTTCTTGCGAAGCCAGCTGTGGCTTACGTAATACAAGGTCGCTCGGCGCTTCATCACTGCCTAGACGCTGCCAATCTGCAAGTGCCTGTTTACCTCGCGCCTGCTCTTCAAACAACGCTTGCTTTGCTGATAATAAACTAGCCTCCGCAATCTTCACCTCAGAGCGATAATCACGTTCATCAATGCGCAGTAGCACTTGGCCTTTTTCGAAAAAGCCACCATCTCGCAGACTTTCGCTGATAAAACTGACTTCACCAGAAACCTGTGCCACCAGCACACTTTGAGTACGCGGTTTTACCACACCATAACTGGCAACATTGATACGATATGGAGCCGCTTGAATGTTTTTGATATCAACCACAAGTTGAGCTTGTTTCGCTCCACCAAACCGTTTTGTACTGGGTGGATTTTTAAATATGACGCTGATGATGATGCCTGCCACAATTAAAATAATCACTGGCATTACTAAGCGTGGAAGTTTTGCTTTATTGAACGGCATTAGCGCTTTCCTTTGAATTTATCACTTTAAAATCGCCACCAAGTGCAACATGAAGATTGA
This genomic window contains:
- a CDS encoding TonB-dependent receptor plug domain-containing protein, with the translated sequence MNFKKALLPFTISSLLLGAPAVTAADEEAAAQVERISVTGSRIKRVDMEGASPVISITAADMELSGFSTVSDVLRNSTLNSFGSFGGASNNGYSSQAQVALRGADPRQTLVLIDGVRLTKSPVSGGSANLNMIPTAAIERIDILTDGASAVYGSDAVAGVINVILKRDYEGAEFSAKVEAPDTIDGGDSQRFTLTAGGSSENSSFVFAWEHYKEEQVLYSDLPYAKAQLKEEGLDPRYIDNWHGISSTGRALEQWSNGWVTQSFNQENNCDVYNGQGSGTFVGPLTRLSDESYSICGYDWTQAAQVLPETRRDSIMANFTYSLTEDTTMFVRGMWMNQNTLDISAGDPAWFPVDDALPARTITTSDGTTLNLTPVEAGGWFGYRMNSAGDRTADHNDNSLDLAIGLDGSFGDVYWDLSANYARYDAFTWGTNYTSTPQLSSSVGGFDADGVWQGWDPRDPESRPPASVSANFDKYRRSSQTAVRGGLQFDVAELPAGAMSTYIGASHARETYYSKIDAQAEAGNVSGGNGGSGGIGSRTITAAFAELAIPVIEGMEVKLAGRFDDYSDFGSTFNPQANISYRPVESLLLRASVGTGFQAPLLTDLYSDVVRGYDDDEADLIGCYRAGISIEECDYRTAYWASSGGNPDLEPEESDNTNFGIVWQFSDGWSISADYWTLDVEGRVDTIDHELIQIMQIQIWETEGPNVPISERLPGVDILYRGDNVDEIISPLTNAGVRESAGLDMTLNGKFDFDAAGSIDFDLNWSHMVTFKTSFINEAGGIELGQDELGDVYRPQDRINANITWSMDDHAINLYSYYISSQEDSYVDDNGEKQIFDSLDSFTGHNLTYTYNAPWDATISLAALNVLDEDTPRRTDSPREPVLSLYDVRGRVFTLNYTQRF
- a CDS encoding efflux RND transporter periplasmic adaptor subunit, which translates into the protein MPFNKAKLPRLVMPVIILIVAGIIISVIFKNPPSTKRFGGAKQAQLVVDIKNIQAAPYRINVASYGVVKPRTQSVLVAQVSGEVSFISESLRDGGFFEKGQVLLRIDERDYRSEVKIAEASLLSAKQALFEEQARGKQALADWQRLGSDEAPSDLVLRKPQLASQEANVLSAQAKLEKAQLALERTNIVAPFSGRVLKKHVDIGQVVSNNAQLAEVFATDTVEIRLPINNKDLAFIDLPEIYQSGEKTNQNSQVIFNSDLIGEQTWQGKLVRTEGAINDASQQLYVVAQIEDPYSTPVTGQNPVKIGQYVNALIRGREIQNALVIPNDAIYQGSYVYVLNNENRLLRKDITLAWQGESESLIGAGLEPNSRLVVTPLGQVSSGTQVAVLGEATTNASNQSDRLTKLKEIAKQRGISVEQLIAERKAKREQEKAL
- a CDS encoding efflux RND transporter permease subunit; this encodes MIAWFTRNHVAANLLMISILIGGLFSVTTQLPLEVFPSFETDRISVNMSLRGATPEDVEQGITIRVEEAVQDLEGIKEIRSRSAEGSASITIEVDSGYDPREMLADIKSRVDAINTFPADAEKPVVSLAQRKRDVINVTVSGSYSEKETREFAEKVRDDLLRIPGVTQLELDGVRNYEIAIEISQDKLRQYQLTIADVGNAIERSSADISAGNLRSSGGDILLRSKGQAYYKDEFASIIVKSLSDGSLVRLSDVANIKDDFEESPVRTRFNGKQAAFIEVYRIGDQSAIEVADKVKAYIQQQQSKLPQGYELSYWDDDSVIVKNRISTLTSNALQGGILVLALLTLFLRPAIAFWVFIGIPVSFMGAFLAMPLFGITLNIMSLFGFILVLGIVVDDAIVTGENVYTHLNSAESGEEAAIKGTQEVATPVTFGILTTVAAFLPLAFIDGARGALFAQIPVVVIPVLLMSLVESKFVLPAHLKYLKLRKEKGKVSRFSQFQQNFADGFERVILKYYRPLLNKAVSHKGVTVSLFVAVFFIILSLIMSGWTKFIFFPRIPSETVRANLTLPTGTPFEVTAKYIDLMAGKAELLREKYRDPETGESVIINVLATTGGRGGATNTGGVRFEITPPESRTLDIGSRELVSEWRGLIGQIPGAESLTFRAEIGRSSDPIDVQLTGMSLATLQEVADQVKKQLATYPTVFDIADSLSDGKDELQLELTAQGKTLGLTRTDVTRQVRNAFFGVQVQRIQRGRDDVRVMVRLPLNERSSLTTLNSLLINTPSGGQVPLNHVATLTPGQSPSSIYRIDRYRTVNITADIEKANTNMTVLQAELKDFLDGLVAKYPGVRHSLEGEAKEQRESFSSLGWALIFVFFVIYALLAIPFKSYIQPLIVMSVIPFGMIGAVLGHWIMAMELTIMSLLGMLALIGVVVNDSLVLVDYINKRRQEGLALMDAVLTAGVSRFRPVMLTSITTFCGLMPLLFEQQTQAQFLIPMAVSLGFGIVFATLITLILVPVNYLIVERLKTGYRNLTMAKEQTA